Within Thermus sp. CCB_US3_UF1, the genomic segment CCCCCCCGAGGGGCCCACCCTCTTCTTCGCCCCCCAGGCGGGGGAGCCCCTTCCCGTCCTCCTCACCGCCCCCCACCCCCTCCTGGAGGGCGTGGCCCTCCTGGGGGAGCGCCTTCCCCCTCCCCCTCCTCCCCCCGCCCCCTGGCAGGCCCTGGCGGAGGGGGAGGACGGGCAGGGCCTCCTCTACTTCGCCGAAGGGGGGCTTTACCTGCCGCCCCTGGAGGCCATCCAGGACCGGCCCCTCTTCCCCGTCCTGGCCTACAACTTCCTCCGGCCCTACCGCGAGGCGCGCACCGGCCTCCTGGCCCCGGAGGAGACCCTCCTGCCCACCCCCCAGGCCAGCTTCCTGCCCCGGGAACCAGGGGGCGGGGGCCGGTGGCTGGCCCTCCTGGCCGCCTTGGTCCTCCTCCTGGAAGCCCTCCTCTGGCGGAAGCGGGAGGCGGCATAATGGGCCCATGCGCTTCCGCCCCTTTAGCGAACTGGACCTGGAGGCCCTGAACCGGGTGGCGGGCCACCGGCCCCTAAGCCCCGGGGCCGTGCGCCACTTCGCCCGCACCGGCCACTCCTTCCTGGCCGAGGAGGGGGAGGAACCCTTGGGCTTCGCCCTGGCCCAGGCGGTCTGGCAGGGGGAGGCCACCACCGTGCTGGTGGTGCGGATAGAGGGCATCTCCCAAGCGGTGCTGGAAGGCCTCCTGGCCGCGGTAGTGAAAAGCGCCTACGACGCTGGGGTCTACGAGGTGGCCCTCCACCTGGACCCGGGGCGCCGGGAGCTGGCGGAAGCCCTAAGGGCCCAGGGGTTTGCCGTGGGGCCTTTGGTCCTGGCGGTGCGGGTCCTGGGCAGCCGGGGCCTTAGGGGGGAGGCCCGGGGGGTTTTAGAATAGGGCTTATGAACCGCGTCCTCATCGGCATCCGGGGGGAGCCCACCCCCGAGGGCATGGAACGGATCCTGAAGGCCCTGCGGGGCCTAGAAGGCGTAGAGCAGGCGGAACCCACCGGGCCCGCCCAGGTCCTGGTGGCCTACGATCCCCAGGCCCTCACGGTCATGGACCTCATCCGCACCATTCGGGAAGAGGGCTTCCTGGCAGGCATGCTCTAGGGGGTAGACTGAGGGCCGAGGTGCCCCATGCTGGACTTCTACGCCCTGGAAGACCTCCTCACCCCGGAGGAGAAGGAGGTACAAAAGGCCGCCCGCCGCTTCCTGGAAAAGGAAGCCCTGCCCCACATCCGGGACTGGTGGGAGGAGGGGGTCTTCCCCACCCACCTGATCCCCCGCTTCGCCGAGCTGGGCTTCCTAGGCCCCACCCTGCCCCCGGAGTACGGGGGGGCGGGGGTGAGCAGCGCCGCCTACGGCCTCATCGCCTACGAGCTGGAGCGGGTGGACTCGGGCCTGAGGAGCTTTGTCAGCGTGCAAAGCTCCTTGGTCATGTACCCCATCTACGCCTACGGGAGCGAGGCGCAAAAGCGGGAGTTCCTCCCCAGGCTCGCCCGGGGAGAGCTGGTGGGCTGCTTCGGCCTCACCGAGCCCGATGGGGGGTCTGACCCCCAGGGCAACATGAAGACCCGGGCCCGCCGGGAAGGGGATACCTGGGTGCTCCAGGGCAGCAAGATGTGGATCACCAACGGCAACCTGGCCCATATCGCCATCATCTGGGCCAAGGACGAGGAGGGGCGGGTCCTGGGGTTCATCGTGCCCACGGACACCCCGGGCTTCCAGGCCCGGGAGGTGAAGCACAAGATGAGCCTCCGGGCCTCGGTGACCAGCGAGCTGATCCTGGATGGGGTGCGGGTACCCGAGGCCCTGCGCCTGCCCAAGGCGGAAGGCCTCAAAGCCCCCCTTTCCTGCCTCACCCAGGCCCGCTTCGGCATCGCCTGGGGGGTCTTGGGGGCCTTGGAGGCGGTCTACCGGGAAGCGGTGGAGTTCGCCAAAAGCCGCTCCACCTTTGGCGCGCCCATCGCGCAAAAGCAGCTGGTGCAGGCCAAGCTGGCGGAGATGCTCGCCTGGCACACGGAGGGGCTTCTCCTGGCCTGGCGGCTGGCCCGGCTCAAGGACGAGGGGAGGCTCACCCCGGCCCAGGTCTCCCTGGCCAAGCGGCAGAACGTCAGGAAGGCCCTCGAGGCCGCCCGGCTGGCCCGGGAGATCCTGGGGGGAAGCGGCATCACCCTGGAGTACCACGCCATCCGGCACATGCTCAACCTGGAAACCGTCTACACCTATGAGGGCACCCACGAGGTCCACACCCTGGTCCTAGGCCGGGAGGCCACGGGGCTGAACGCCTTCTGATGGTCATCGCCTTCACCGGCGACCCCTTTTTGGCCCGGGAGGCCCTCCTGGAGGAGGCCCGGCTCCGCGGGCTTTCCCGCTTCACCGAGCCCACCCCGGAGGCCCTGGCCGAGGCCCTCACCCCGGGGCTTTTCGGCGGGGCGGGGGCCATGCTGGACCTGAGGGAGGTGGGGGAAGGGGAGTGGAAGGCCCTGAAGCCCCTCCTGGAAGGGGTGCCGGAAGGGGTGCCCGTCCTCCTCCTGGACCCCAGGCCTACCCCTGCCCGGGCGGCCTTCTACCGGGGAAGGGAGCGGCGGGACTTCCCTACCCCCAGGGGCAAGGACCTCCTGCGCCACCTGGAGGGCCGGGCCAAGCGGCTTGGGCTTAAGCTGCCCGCGGGGGTGGTGCAGTACCTGGCCTCCCTGGAGGGGGACCTCGAGGCCCTGGAGCGGGAGCTGGAGAAGCTGGCCCTCCTCGCCCCTCCCCTCACCCTGGAGAAGGTGGAAAGGGTGGTGGCCCTAAGGCCCCCAGTGACGGGGTTTGACCTGGTGCGGGCCGCGCTGGAGGGGAACGCCCCCGAGGCCCTGCGCCGCCTCCAGCGCCTCAAGGAGGAGGGGGAGGAGCCCCTTAAGCTCCTTGGGGCCTTCGCCTGGCAGGTTGCCCTCCTGGCCCGGGCCTGGATGCTCCTGGGGGAAACCCCCAGGCCCAAGGAGGAGGACCTGGCCCGCCTCGAGGCCCACCCCTACGCCGCCAGGCGGGCCCTGGAGATGGCCCGGGGGCTGGGGAAGGAGGGGCTCCGCCAGGCCCTGGACACCCTGATCGCCGCCGAAAGGCGGGCCAAGGAGGGAAAGGACCCCTGGCTGGCCCTGGAAGGGGCGGTCCTGGCCCTGGCCGGCCTGTCCTTGACCCGCGGGTCAGGGCCTGGGTAGAGTGGGGCCATGCTCCCAACCGCAGGGGTGGAGGGGGTGCTGGCGCGGGCCCTGAAGGGCGGGGCTGACTTCGCCGAGGTCTACGCCGAGCGCTCCCGAAAGCGTCGGATGTCGGTCCGCTCCGGGAGGCTGGAGGAGGCCATCTCCGGCCTGGACTACGGGGTGGGGATCCGGCTTTTCTTCGGCACCGAGGTGGTCTACGCCTACACCAACGACCTCACGGAAGCGGGCCTGCAGGAGGCCCTGGAAACCCTCCTCAGGGCCAAGGGAACCCTGGGAAAGGTGGACGCCCGGGGCCAAGGGGGCCTGGACTTCCGCCGGCGCGCCCCCCAGGGCCTCCACACCCCCAAGGTGCCCCTAGGGGAGAAGGACAAGCGCTTCCGCCTGGAAAGGCTCTTGGAGGCCGAGGCCGGGGCCCGGCTGGCCCCGGAGATCAAGGAGGTGGAGGCGAGCCTCCTGGAGTGGGAGCAGGAGGTCCTCATCGCCAACACCGAGGGCACCTGGGCTGAAGAGAAGCGGGTCCGCACCCGGCTCTACGTGCTGGCCGTGGCCCAGGACGGGGCCGAGGTGCAGACCGGGATGAGCGCCCCGGGGAAGAGCGTGGGCCTGGAGCTCTTCGAGCTCTATCCGCCCAAGGAGGTGGGGGCCAAGGCCGCCCGCCAGGCCCTCACCAACCTGCGGGCCAAGCCTGCCCCGGCGGGCACCATGCCGGTGGTGGTGGGCCCCGGTTTCGGCGGGGTGATCTTCCACGAGGCCCTGGGCCATCTCCTGGAGACCACCAGCGTGGCCAAGAAGGCCAGCGTCCTCGCCGATCGGCTGGGGGAGGCCATCGCCAGCCCCGTGGTCACCTACATCGACGACGGCACCCTGCCCCACGCCTGGGGCTCCAGCGAGGTGGACGACGAGGGCCGGCCCACGGAGCGCACGGTGCTCATTGAAAAAGGGGTCCTCAGGGCCTACATGGTGGACCGCCTGGGCCACCTCCTCACGGGCTACCCCCTGACGGGCTCGGGCCGGAGGCAGGACTACACCTACGCCCCCACCTCCCGCATGCGCAACACCTTCCTGGCCCCTGGGGAGAGCGAGGTGGAGGACCTCTTCTCCGGGATCGAGTTCGGCCTCTACGCCAAGGAGATGGGGGGCGGCCAGGTGAAGCCGGGCTCGGGGGAGTACAACTTCGCCGTGCAGGAGGGCTACATCATCCGCAAGGGGCGTCTAGAGGAGCCCGTACGCGGGGCCATGCTGGTGGGCAAGGGGCCGGAAACCTTGAAGCGGGTGGTGGCCGTGGCCAAGGACTGGGAGAACGCCCCCGGCATGTGCGGCAGCCTCTCGGGGGCGGTGCCGGTGGAGGTGGGCCAGCCCCACATCCTGGTATCCGAGCTGGTGGTGGGAGGGCGGGCATGACCCTGGAGGAAGCCAAAGCCTACCTCTTAAGGCGGGCGCGGGAGATGGGCCTTTCGGCGGAGGTCCTCTTCCAGGAGGAACGGGAGCTTTCCCTGAGGGCCCAGCAAGGGGTCCTGGAGGAGATCAAGGAGGCCCGGCAGGGGGGCCTGGGCCTGCGGGTGGTGGCCGAGGGCCGGGTGGGCTACGCCTACACCGAGGAGCTCTCCCAGGAAGCCCTGGAGTGGGCCCTGGCCGAGGCCCGGGAAAACGCCCTCCTTTCCGGGAAGGAGGGCTTCCTCCCCGAGGGGAAGCCCTTGGGGCACCACGACCTCCTGGGCGAGGGGCTTTCCGCTCCCCTCGAGGCCAAGAAGGAAGCGGCCCTGGAACTGGAAAGGGCCCTCCGCAGCGATCCCCGCACCCAAAGCGTGATGATGGCCGGCTACCTGGAACGGGAGGCCCGGGTGGCCCTGGCCAGCACCCAGGGGGCCGAGGGGGGCTTCCGCACCGGCCTGGCCGCCCTGGGGGGAAGCTTCGTCCTGAAGGAGGGGGAAAGCCTTAAGCAGGGCTGGGACTTCAGGCCGGCCAAGGAGTTCCACGCCTTAGACCCCGGGCGCACCGCCTTGGAGCTGCGGGAGAAGACCGCGAGGCTCCTCGGGGCTAGGCCCCTGAGGACGGGACGGTACCGGGCCTACCTGGAGCCTAGGGCCATGGCGGGCCTCCTCCGGGTCTTCGCCGAGGCCCTTTCCGGCAAAAACGCCCTGGAGGGGAAAAGCCGCCTCCTGGGGCGGCTTGGGGAGCAGGTGGCCTCGGCGTGGGTAACCCTGGTGGACGACCCCACCCTGGAGAAGGGCCTGGCCTCCCGCCCCTTTGACGCCGAGGGCACCCCGGCCCGGCCCGTGACCCTCATTGAGCGGGGGGTCTTCCGGAGCTTCCTCCACAACAGCGAAACCGCCCGGGCCCTGGGGCAGGCCAACACCGGCCACGCCTTCCGCCGCTACCGCTCCACCCTGGACGTGGCCCCCAGCAACCTCTACCTCCTGCCCGTGGGCAACCTAAAGCTGGAAAGGGGCGTCCTCATCGCCGAGTTCATGGGCCTCCACGCCGGGGCCAACCCCGTGAGCCTGGACTTCTCCCTCCAGGCCCTGGGGCTTTGGGTGGAGGAGGGGGAGGTGCGCCATGCGGTGGAGAACTTCGCCGTAAGCGGCAACCTCCTGGAGTTATTCCAGGCCATTGAGGCCCTGGGGGAGGATCTGGACTGGGAGCTCATGGGTTCCGCCTATGGGAGCCCCACCGTGGCGGTGGCCGAGCTCTCCTTTGCCGGGGCATGAGGGTCCTCGTCACCCGCACCCTTCCGGGAAATGCCCTAGATAGGCTTCGGGAAAGGGGCCTCGAGGTGGAGGTCCACCAAGGCCTTTTCCTCCCCCGGGAGGAGCTTTTGCGCAAGGTCCAGGGGGTGGTGGGCCTCATCCCCACGGTGGAGGACCGCGTGGACGCCGAGGTCATGGACCGGGCGGGGCCGGGCCTCCGGGTGATCGCCTGCTACAGCGTGGGGGTGGACCACGTGGACCTGGAGGCGGCCAAGGCCCGGGGCATCCGGGTCACCCACACCCCCGGGGTCCTCACCGAGGCCACGGCCGACCTCACCCTGGCCCTCCTCCTGGCCGTGGCCCGCCGGCTGGTGGAAGGGGTGGAGCACGCCCGGGAGGGGCGCTGGCAGGCCTGGCACCCCGAGCTCCTCCTGGGGCTGGACCTGGGGGGGCTGACCTTGGGGATCGTGGGCATGGGCCGGATCGGCCAGGCCGTGGCCCAGAGGGCCCAGGCCTTCGGGATGCGGGTGGTCTACCACAGCCGCACCCCCAAGCCCCTCCCCTACCCCCACCTGGCCCTCGAGGCCCTCCTGGCCCAGGCGGATGTGGTGAGCCTCCACGCCCCTCTCACCCCGGAAACCCATAGGCTCATGAACCGGGAGCGCCTCTTCGCCATGAAGCCGGGGAGCATCCTCCTCAACACCGCCCGAGGGGGGCTGGTGGACACCGAGGCCCTGGTGGAGGCCCTCGAGGGCCACCTCTTTGGGGCCGGCTTGGACGTAACCGACCCCGAGCCCCTTCCCCCAGGCCACCCCCTCTACGCCCTGAAGAACGCGGTGATCACCCCCCACCTGGGCTCGGCGGGCAGGCGGACCCGGGAGCGCATGGCCGCCATGGCGGTGGACAACCTGCTGGCCGTCCTGGAAGGCCAAGAGCCGCCCAACCCGGTAGTATAGGCCCCATGAGCCTCCTCATCGGCTTCCTCGGCGGGGCCTTCGGCGGGCTGGTGGGCCTGGGCGGGGGCACGGTGATGATCCCCCTCATGGTGGGGGTGCTCCGGCTTTCCCAGCACAAGGCCCACGGCACCAGCCTGGTGGCGGTCTTCTTCACCGGCCTGGTGGGGGCCCTCACCTATGGCCTGCAGGGTTCCTTGGACGCCAAGGCCGCCTTCTTCCTGGCCCTCACCGCCGTCCTCACCGCCCGCCTGGGGGCCCGCTACGCCCACTCCCTCCCCGAAAGGAGCCTGAAGCGGGCCTTCGGCTGGTTTCTGGTGGGGGTGAGCCTCCTCCTCCTCCTTCGGCCCTACCTGGCCCCCCTGGGCCTGGTGCGGGGCGAGGTCCTGAAAGACCTCACCCTCCTCCTGGCTGGGGGCTTCACCGGCTTCCTCTCGGGAATGATGGGGGTGGGTGGGGGAACGGTCATGGTGCCGGCCATGGTCCTGCTCCTGGGCATCCCCCAGCACACGGCTCAGGGGACGAGCCTTCTCGCCATGGTGCCCGCCAGCCTCATGGGGGCTTACACCCACCTGCGCCTGGGCAACGTGGACACCGCCTTGGCCCCCGGCCTGGTCCCCGGGGTCTTGGTGGGCACCTTCTTGGGAGGGGAGGTGGCCCATTTCCTCCCCGAGGGGGCCTTGAGGGTGGTCTTCGCCGCGGTCCTCCTCTGGACGGGGTGGCGGTACCTGCGCCCCACAGCCGGGAAAAAGTGACTTGGATCCGGCCTGCCCAGACCCAAGCCCCTTCATAATGGGAAAAGAAAGGAGGTGGGCAGCCATGACCCGTTGGCAGGACTGGGTGAACCTTGTCCTGGGGGTATGGCTCATCCTCTCCCCGTGGCTCCTGGGCTTCAGCGGCACCGCGGCAGCCATGTGGAACGCGGTGATCCTAGGGGTGGCCGTGGGGCTCATGGCCCTCCTGCACCTCCGGGGCGGTCCCATGTGGGAGGAGTGGCTCAATGTCCTCCTGGGGGTGTGGCTCATCCTGTCCCCATGGCTCCTGGGGTTCAGCGGGCTGACGAACGCCACGTGGAACGCCATCCTCGTGGGCATCCTGGTGGGTGCCCTAGCCCTTAGCGTGGCCCGGGAGAGGCCCAAGGCCACCTGAAGCGACCCCCTTACCCGCCCAGGGCTTTCCTGGGCGGGGGTTCCCCCTTGCCTAACCTGGGCTTAGGGTGTAAGGTGGGGGTGGCCTTTAAACCGGTCCCGCGAGGCCGGAAAGGGGGAAACGTGAAGCGAGAACACGGAAGCCAAAGGCAAAAGGGTGCGGGGGTTCTGGCCCCCGCCTTTCTTTTGGAGGTGGGGCGTGCGCTTTAAGGCGGAGCTCTTGAACGCCGAGGAGATGCGCCGGGCCCTCTACCGCATCGCCCACGAGGTGGTGGAGGCCAACAAGGGCACGGAGGGGCTGGTCCTGGTGGGGATCCATACCCGGGGCATCCCCCTGGCGGGGCGCATCGCCCGCTACATCCGGGAGTTTGAGGGGCGGGAGGTGCCGGTGGGGATCCTGGACATCACCCTCTACCGGGACGACCTTTCCGAGATCGGCCTGAGGCCCCAGGTACGGGAAACCCGCATCCCCTTGGACCTCACAGGGAAGGCCGTGGTCCTGGTGGACGATGTCCTCTACACGGGGCGCACCGCCCGGGCCGCCCTGGATGCCCTCATGGACCTGGGCCGCCCCAAGCGCATCTACCTGGCGGTGCTCGTGGACCGGGGGCACCGGGAGCTTCCCATCCGGGCGGACTTCGTGGGCAAGAACGTGCCCACCGCCAGAAACGAGGTGGTGAAGGTCAAGGTGCAGGAGGTGGACGGGGAGGACCGGGTGGAGCTTTGGGAAAGGGAGGGGGCATGAGGCACCTCTTGGACTTCGGGGGATGGACGCGGCAGGAGGTGGAAAGCCTCCTGGACACGGCCAAGGTGATGGCCGAGGTGCTCCAGCGCCCGGTGAAGAAGGTGCCCGCCCTCCAGGGCTTCACCGTAGCCACGGTCTTCTTTGAGCCCTCCACCCGCACCCGCCTCTCCTTTGAGCTGGCGGCCCGGCGGATGTCCGCGGACGTGGTCTCCTTCACCGCCCAGACCAGCAGCCTGCAAAAGGGGGAAAGCTACAAGGATACCCTGCTGACCCTCGAGGCCATGGGGGTGGACGCCTACGTGATCCGGGCCGACGCCGCCGGGGTGCCCCACCAGGCCACCCGCTGGGTGAAGGGGGTGGTGGTGAACGGGGGGGATGGGCGCCGGGCCCACCCCACCCAGGCCCTCCTGGACGCCTACACCTTGCTGGAGGCCCTGGGGAGCTTGGAGGGCAAAAAGATCGCCATCGTGGGGGATATCCTCCACTCCCGGGTGGCCCGCTCCAACGCCGAACTCCTCCCCCTCCTGGGGGCGGAGGTCTGGTGCGCCGGCCCCCCCAGCCTCCTGCCCCAGGCCCTGCCCGGGGCGCGGCTTACCCCCAGCCTGGAAGAGGCCCTGGCCGAGGCGGACGCCGTGATGGTGCTCAGGCTGCAAAGGGAGCGGATGGAAGCCGGCCTGGTGAACCTCCAGGACTACATCGCCCACTACCAGGTCACCGAGGCCCGCCTGCGCCGGGCCAAGCCCCAAGCCCCCCTCCTCCACCCGGGCCCCATGAACCGGGACGTGGAGCTGGAGGGCACCCTGGCGGACTCGGAAAGGAGCCTGGTGGCGCGGCAGGTACAAAACGGCGTGGCCGTGCGCATGGCCGTGCTCTATCACCTCTTGGTGGGAAAGGAGCGGGCATGATCCTCATCAAGAACGTTCGCCTGGTGGACGCCCTAGGGGAACGGGGGCCTGCGGATGTCCTCATCGGGGAAGGCCGGATCCTCTCCTTGGAAGGGGGGGATGCCCCGCAGGTGGTGGAGGGCCGGGGGCTCTTCCTGGCCCCGGGGTTTTTGGACCTCCACGCCCACCTGCGGGAGCCGGGGGAGGAGGTGAAGGAGGACCTGGCCACGGGGCTTCAGGCCGCGGTCCGGGGCGGGTACACCGACCTCGTTTCCATGCCCAACACCAAGCCCCCCGTGGACACCCCGGAGGCGGTAGGGGCCCTTAAGGAGAAAGCGGCCCGCCTGGGCCTGGCCCGGCTCCACCCCGCAGCCGCCCTGACCCAGGGCCAGGAAGGCCTCCGCCTCACCGAGGCCGGCCTGCTAAAGGCCGCGGGGGCGGCCCTCCTCACCGACGATGGCCGGACCAACGAGGACGCGGGGGTACTGGCCCTAGGGCTCATCCAGGCCGCCCCCTTGGGCCTGCCCGTGGCGGTGCACGCCGAGGACGCCTCCTTGCGCCGGGGCGGGGTGATGAACGACGGGAGGTTGGCCGACCTCCTGGGCCTGCCGGGGAACCCCCCGGAGGCCGAGGCCGCCCGCATTGCCCGGGACCTCGAGGTCCTCCGCTACGCCCTGCGCCGCTCCCCGGTACCCCCCCGCCTCCACGTCCAGCACCTCTCCACCCGGCGGGGGCTGGAGCTCTTGCGGGAGGCCAAGCGGGCCGGGCTTCCCGTGACCGCCGAGGCCACCCCCCACCACCTCACCCTCACGGAAGAGGGCCTCCGTGGGTTCGATCCCCTTTTCAAGGTGGCCCCGCCCCTGCGCACCCAAGAAGACCGGGAAGCCCTCCTGGAGGGGCTTCTGGACGGTACCCTGGACGCCATCGCCACCGACCACGCCCCCCACACCCTGGCGGAAAAGGAGCAGGACCTTCTCCGGGCCCCCTTCGGCATCCCCAGCCTCGAGGTGGCCTTCCCCCTCCTCTACACCGAGCTCCACCAGAAGCGCGGCCTTCCCCTACCCCGGCTGGTGGCCCTCTTCACCGACGGGCCCCGGAAGGTCCTGGGCCTTCCCCCCCTGCACCTGGTGGAAGGGGCTGAGGCCAGCCTGGTCCTCCTCTCCCCCCAGGAAAGGCCCGTGGACCCCTCCCGCTTCGCCTCCAAGGCCCGCTTCTCCCCCTGGGCGGGGGCCCTCCTCGGGGGCTGGCCGGTGCTCACCCTGGTGGCGGGCCGGGTGGTGCACCAAGCCCTCGAGCCTTAAAATGAAAGGGTGCTGAAGAAGCTTTTGGAGGCAGACCAGCTGGGGCTGCGCCTGGAGTGGGTGGGCGGCCTCCCCTTGTGGGAGGCCCAGCCCACCTACCGCCACCAGAAGGCCGTGGACCGCATCCGGGCCAGCATCCGCCCCCAGGAAGGGTCGGGGTGCCCCTGCATCCACGTGGCCGATGTGTACATCCGCTTCCCCGATGGCTCCTACAAGCGGCCAGACATCGCCCTCTTCTGCCAGGAACCCCAGGAGCTGGACGAGGCCATCACCCTCCTGCCCGAGGCCGTGGTGGAGGTGGTAAGCCAGGGGTACGAGGCCAAGGACCTGGAGATCTCCCCCCGGTTTTACCTGACCCAGGGGGTGAAGGACGTGGTGGTCTTTGACCCCCATACCCTCCTGGTCCTCCACCTGCGCCAAGACCGGGCCTGGCGGGGGGTTTCCCCCGCGGAGCTCTCCCTCCTTTGCGGCTGCACCCTCACGGTCTAGGACCAGAGTTCCTCCAGACGCCCCACGCCCTCCGCCCGCAGAAGGCCGAGGAGGTCCAAAAGCACCCGGCGGGGAAAGAGGGGGCCCCCGTAGACGAAGCCCGTGTACACCTGGACCAGCCGGGCCCCCCGGCGAAGCCGCTCCCAGATGTCCCTGGCCCCCTCTATCCCCCCCACGCTCACCAGGGTCAGGCCGGGAACCTGGGCCAGGTGGCCGAGCACCTCCAAGGCCCTGGCCTTGAGGGGCCTTCCCGAAAGCCCCCCGGCCTCCTTGGCCCAGGGGCTTCGGAGGCCCTCGCGGCTTAGGGTGGTGTTCACCGCCACCAGGCCCTCCAGGCGGTGCTTCAAGGCCAAGGCCACCACCTGGTCCAGGGCCGGGGCCGGGAGGTCCGGGGCCACCTTGAGGAGGAGGGGCTTGGCCGTGGCGGGGCGCAGGCGAAAGAGGAGCTCATCCAAAAAGGGGGCTTCCTGCAGGGTCCTAAGCCCCGGGGTGTTGGGGGAACTGACGTTCAGGACCAAGTAGTCGCCATAGGGCTCCAAAAGGCGCAAGGCCAAGAGGTAGTCCTCCGCTGCCCTTTCCAAGGGGGTGTCCCGCCCCTTGCCCAGGTTCACACCCACGGGGAAGGGAAGGCCCCGCTCCCGGAAGCGCCTTAGGCGCTCCGCCGCCCGGGAAGCCCCCTCGTTGTTGAAGCCCATGCGGTTGATGAGGGCCCGGTCCTCCAGGAGGCGGAAGAGCCGGGGCCTGGGGTTTCCCCCCTGGGGATTGGGGGTGAGGGTACCCACCTCGGCGAAGCCAAAGCCCAGGGCCCACCAGGCGGCCAGGGCCTTGGCGTCCTTGTCCATCCCCGCCGCCAGGCCCAAGGGGTTGGGAAAGGTGAGGCCTAGGGCCCTTACCCGAAGCCTAGGGTCCTCCACGCGGAGAAGCCGGGCCGGGACCTCCAGGAGGGGTCCCCGGCCCGACCACCAGGCCAGAGCCTTGAGGACAAGCTCGTGGGCATACTCGGGATCCAGGGCAAAGAAAAGGCGGTGCATCCTTCCCATGCTATCCCCAGATGGGGTAGCATGCCCCCATGCGCCGCTTCGGGATGCTGGCCCTAGGGGTAACCCTCCTCGCCGCCTGCTCCTTCAACCTCACCGTTCCCTTGCCCGAGCAAAGGGTCCAGGTACCCTTGGCCGACAGCCAGGGTCGGGTGGTCTACCCCGCCCAAACCCTCTCCTTTCCCCCGCCAGGGGGGGTGGTGCGGAGGGCGGAGGTGCGGGGCACCCTCGAGGCTGACCAAGCCCTCAACGCCACCCTCGCCCTTTACGTCCGCCTCCAAGACCCAGGGGAGGACC encodes:
- a CDS encoding dihydroorotase, yielding MILIKNVRLVDALGERGPADVLIGEGRILSLEGGDAPQVVEGRGLFLAPGFLDLHAHLREPGEEVKEDLATGLQAAVRGGYTDLVSMPNTKPPVDTPEAVGALKEKAARLGLARLHPAAALTQGQEGLRLTEAGLLKAAGAALLTDDGRTNEDAGVLALGLIQAAPLGLPVAVHAEDASLRRGGVMNDGRLADLLGLPGNPPEAEAARIARDLEVLRYALRRSPVPPRLHVQHLSTRRGLELLREAKRAGLPVTAEATPHHLTLTEEGLRGFDPLFKVAPPLRTQEDREALLEGLLDGTLDAIATDHAPHTLAEKEQDLLRAPFGIPSLEVAFPLLYTELHQKRGLPLPRLVALFTDGPRKVLGLPPLHLVEGAEASLVLLSPQERPVDPSRFASKARFSPWAGALLGGWPVLTLVAGRVVHQALEP
- a CDS encoding Uma2 family endonuclease, encoding MLKKLLEADQLGLRLEWVGGLPLWEAQPTYRHQKAVDRIRASIRPQEGSGCPCIHVADVYIRFPDGSYKRPDIALFCQEPQELDEAITLLPEAVVEVVSQGYEAKDLEISPRFYLTQGVKDVVVFDPHTLLVLHLRQDRAWRGVSPAELSLLCGCTLTV
- a CDS encoding aspartate carbamoyltransferase catalytic subunit yields the protein MRHLLDFGGWTRQEVESLLDTAKVMAEVLQRPVKKVPALQGFTVATVFFEPSTRTRLSFELAARRMSADVVSFTAQTSSLQKGESYKDTLLTLEAMGVDAYVIRADAAGVPHQATRWVKGVVVNGGDGRRAHPTQALLDAYTLLEALGSLEGKKIAIVGDILHSRVARSNAELLPLLGAEVWCAGPPSLLPQALPGARLTPSLEEALAEADAVMVLRLQRERMEAGLVNLQDYIAHYQVTEARLRRAKPQAPLLHPGPMNRDVELEGTLADSERSLVARQVQNGVAVRMAVLYHLLVGKERA
- a CDS encoding quinone-dependent dihydroorotate dehydrogenase — protein: MHRLFFALDPEYAHELVLKALAWWSGRGPLLEVPARLLRVEDPRLRVRALGLTFPNPLGLAAGMDKDAKALAAWWALGFGFAEVGTLTPNPQGGNPRPRLFRLLEDRALINRMGFNNEGASRAAERLRRFRERGLPFPVGVNLGKGRDTPLERAAEDYLLALRLLEPYGDYLVLNVSSPNTPGLRTLQEAPFLDELLFRLRPATAKPLLLKVAPDLPAPALDQVVALALKHRLEGLVAVNTTLSREGLRSPWAKEAGGLSGRPLKARALEVLGHLAQVPGLTLVSVGGIEGARDIWERLRRGARLVQVYTGFVYGGPLFPRRVLLDLLGLLRAEGVGRLEELWS